A window of the Bradyrhizobium diazoefficiens genome harbors these coding sequences:
- the lipB gene encoding lipoyl(octanoyl) transferase LipB codes for MVNSPQNPRQELDLTSFSATDGDPVEWRISDAPVPYPEAVAEMEARVAAIAAGEAPELVWLLEHPPLYTSGTSGKDSDLLDPRFPTFATGRGGQLTYHGPGQRVAYIMLDLKRRRPDVRAYVASLEELILKTLAAFNIRGERREDRVGVWVKRPDKGADHEDKIAAIGVRLKRWVSFHGIAINVEPELSHFAGIVPCGVADPRYGVTSLVDLGQLVTMADLDVALRQAFEELFGPTRALLPEAAA; via the coding sequence ATGGTTAATTCGCCTCAAAACCCCCGCCAAGAGCTCGATTTGACGTCGTTTTCCGCCACAGACGGCGACCCCGTCGAATGGCGAATCTCGGATGCGCCGGTGCCCTATCCCGAGGCCGTGGCCGAAATGGAGGCGCGCGTCGCTGCGATTGCGGCTGGCGAGGCGCCGGAGCTGGTCTGGCTGCTCGAACACCCGCCGCTCTACACCTCGGGGACCTCCGGCAAGGACTCCGACCTGCTCGATCCCCGATTCCCGACCTTTGCGACGGGGCGCGGCGGCCAACTCACCTATCACGGCCCGGGCCAGCGGGTGGCCTACATCATGCTCGACCTCAAGCGCCGCCGGCCGGACGTGCGGGCCTATGTCGCGAGCCTGGAAGAACTGATCCTGAAGACGCTCGCCGCCTTCAACATCCGCGGCGAGCGGCGCGAGGACCGGGTCGGCGTCTGGGTGAAGCGCCCAGACAAGGGAGCCGACCACGAGGACAAGATCGCGGCGATCGGCGTGCGGCTAAAGCGCTGGGTCTCGTTCCACGGCATCGCCATCAATGTCGAGCCGGAGCTTTCGCATTTTGCCGGCATCGTGCCCTGCGGCGTTGCCGATCCCCGCTACGGCGTCACCTCGCTGGTCGACCTCGGCCAGCTGGTGACCATGGCCGATCTCGATGTCGCGCTTCGGCAGGCATTTGAAGAGCTGTTCGGGCCGACCCGCGCGCTGCTGCCGGAAGCGGCCGCCTGA
- a CDS encoding FliM/FliN family flagellar motor switch protein, producing MPTLDKVTVDLMVVLGTTTMPIHQVLRLSRGAIIELDATEADEVKVLANNLPVASGVVLVDRNRIAVEVKQMLPRTPGTR from the coding sequence GTGCCCACACTTGATAAAGTTACCGTGGATCTCATGGTCGTCCTCGGGACGACCACCATGCCGATCCATCAAGTATTACGTCTTTCCCGCGGCGCCATCATCGAGCTGGACGCTACCGAGGCCGACGAGGTCAAGGTTCTCGCCAACAATCTGCCGGTGGCCTCCGGCGTCGTGCTGGTCGACCGCAACCGGATCGCGGTCGAGGTCAAGCAGATGCTGCCGCGGACGCCTGGGACCCGGTAG
- a CDS encoding tyrosine-type recombinase/integrase, with amino-acid sequence MLGDEPRSPRAPGDLRRYLYFDYSARGALRWYVKVSAKGRRIGISEEYGTEGFDLAYEAAIATLGGVKRMRRVKPTMKPDQPERRYLHIDVSQWGQVRYYVQLRNKLPKIRIKAELGTPEFDAEVDTAVAAQIALYGNEGDYINAQKQRNESRPTLPATPPKPGTLRWYWSAYKQSDHWLGDLSVGQEGLADSTRLQRTGLIESLLPENGEKPFAVLTRKVIKAEMKARTPAQAGNLLSALRGMIRWMIEEGHLDEDDDPTIGLKSGKGKASRESGGFLPWTEDDMALFRAKWPLGTEARLMFDILHYTFLRLGDAHRFGPPHLRQVVRKMAVQITTEKSRGNTTVTVPVHPEFAGSLRMARAAGIVGVEVFTGKTVRGRVQPMNKKAWAMKFKKYAVLAGVNEPKKSCHGVRKARAEVAAYADCTESQMMAMFGWTDPKMPAHYIAQANREKLGISGMEKIVAFDQSQSLDDFMPVPDANRAGTSGENRVVTLRRKFHKKP; translated from the coding sequence ATGCTTGGAGACGAACCCCGCAGTCCCCGCGCGCCTGGGGATCTGCGCAGGTATCTCTACTTCGATTATTCCGCGCGGGGCGCGCTGCGCTGGTACGTGAAGGTGAGCGCCAAGGGCCGCCGGATCGGCATCAGTGAGGAATACGGCACCGAAGGGTTCGACCTCGCCTACGAAGCGGCGATCGCAACGCTCGGCGGGGTGAAGCGAATGCGTCGGGTCAAGCCCACCATGAAACCGGACCAGCCGGAGCGGCGCTATCTTCATATCGACGTCAGCCAATGGGGCCAGGTGCGCTATTATGTGCAACTGCGCAACAAGCTGCCGAAGATCCGGATCAAGGCCGAACTCGGCACGCCCGAGTTTGACGCCGAGGTCGATACTGCCGTCGCCGCACAGATCGCGCTGTATGGCAACGAGGGCGACTACATCAACGCGCAGAAGCAGCGCAATGAGTCCCGCCCTACTCTGCCCGCGACGCCGCCGAAGCCGGGTACTCTGCGATGGTACTGGAGCGCGTACAAGCAAAGCGACCATTGGCTCGGCGATCTGAGCGTCGGGCAGGAGGGGCTTGCGGACTCGACACGGCTTCAGCGCACTGGGCTAATCGAGTCGCTGCTGCCTGAAAATGGCGAGAAGCCGTTTGCGGTCCTGACCCGCAAGGTCATCAAGGCAGAGATGAAGGCGCGAACACCGGCACAGGCCGGCAACTTGCTGTCGGCGCTGCGCGGTATGATCCGCTGGATGATCGAGGAAGGTCATCTCGACGAAGACGACGATCCGACCATCGGGCTGAAATCGGGCAAGGGGAAGGCGAGCCGCGAAAGCGGCGGTTTCCTGCCCTGGACCGAGGACGACATGGCGCTCTTTCGGGCGAAGTGGCCGCTTGGCACTGAGGCGCGGCTGATGTTCGACATCCTGCACTACACCTTCCTGCGCCTTGGCGACGCGCACCGCTTCGGGCCGCCGCATCTCCGACAGGTCGTCCGCAAGATGGCCGTGCAGATCACTACCGAGAAGAGCCGCGGCAACACCACCGTGACGGTGCCGGTGCACCCGGAATTTGCGGGCAGCCTGCGGATGGCGCGGGCGGCGGGGATCGTCGGCGTGGAGGTGTTCACCGGCAAGACGGTGCGCGGCCGGGTGCAGCCGATGAACAAGAAGGCGTGGGCGATGAAGTTCAAGAAGTACGCGGTCCTGGCCGGCGTCAACGAGCCCAAGAAAAGCTGCCATGGGGTCCGCAAGGCGCGGGCCGAGGTCGCGGCGTACGCCGATTGCACAGAGAGCCAGATGATGGCGATGTTTGGATGGACCGATCCGAAAATGCCGGCGCACTACATAGCGCAGGCGAACCGGGAGAAGCTCGGGATTAGCGGCATGGAGAAGATCGTGGCGTTCGATCAGAGCCAGTCGCTGGACGACTTCATGCCGGTGCCCGATGCGAACAGGGCCGGAACGTCAGGTGAGAACAGAGTAGTAACTTTGCGTAGAAAATTCCACAAAAAACCTTAG